The Epilithonimonas zeae genome contains the following window.
TGTGTCCTTTATAAGCTGTCGGAAGATTTCTGTTCGCTTCCAGAATGAATGTAAACGCGCCGGGTAAATGCGTTTTCAGAAAACGAAAAGTAGATGTTTCTATCGGTTTCGTAAATTCGGAAAGATGACTTAGGTCATTACAGATGATTGAAAATTTATGTTTATCAATCTTGATTCCTTTTATCTGAGCGAGTCTTTCCATTGCTTTGTGATTATAAATATCACAGCCAATCGTGTAAATCGTATCCGAAGGATAAATGATAACGCCACCGTTTTGAAGGACTTTTACGGCTTCGTCTATTAAATTTTCTTGCGGATTTTGCGGGTATATTTTTAAGATTTTTGCCATAATCAAAGGTACAAATTTATTTAAAGACTTTTTATTACGAATTAAAAACCCTTTCATAGTTTGAAACTATGA
Protein-coding sequences here:
- a CDS encoding L-threonylcarbamoyladenylate synthase; translation: MAKILKIYPQNPQENLIDEAVKVLQNGGVIIYPSDTIYTIGCDIYNHKAMERLAQIKGIKIDKHKFSIICNDLSHLSEFTKPIETSTFRFLKTHLPGAFTFILEANRNLPTAYKGHKTVGIRVPDHIVPQMIVEKLGHPIVSTSIHDDDEILEYSTDPELIAEKYDKLVDIVIDSGYGDNTASTIVDLTSGEPEIIRQGKGVL